The Polynucleobacter sp. HIN7 genomic interval TTCCTGTTGAAATAAATCAACGTCAAAATATGCCGAAACCGGCAGTTGTAAATTGGACGGCGCAAGGAATTGCGCGGTAGCCAGATTAGTCATTCTCCCCACCCCCGAAAAAGTCAGCCGAAGCTAAGCGGAACAACCAATCCAACCATCGACATGTCGATATTGGAAAGGAAGAAGGATTATACCCATGGGGCAAAATCTTGCTCGTGACATTTGTCAAATGAAGGAAATCCCCATAAACCCCGAAATCAGTTGAAATTCAATTCGGTATTAAGATCTTGATATGGCAAGTAAAAAAATGAACCCAGCCCCAATCGAGGGAAATATTGACCCCCAAATGCGCTATGAGGCAGCCCTCAAAGAGCTTGAGTCCTTGGTGGCTGCTATGGAATCTGGCAAGCTATCCCTTGAAGAAACCTTGGTCGCCTATCAGCGGGGCGCAGCTTTACTCAAACACTGTCAGGGTGTATTAGCTCAGGTTGAGCAACAAGTTAAAGTGATCGAGACCTAATTCGATTTAAGTCGCGTTGATGAACCCATTTTCATTTGAGGCCTGGTTGGCCTCCCAATCGCAGCGAGCAGAAAATGCGCTCCTGCAGTATCTCGATTCAGATACTGCGATCCCCCAGCATTTGCACGCCGCCATGCGCTATGCCGTGTTGGGTGGTGGCAAACGAATTCGTCCCCTATTAGTATTTGCTGCGAGTGAGTTAGGGTCAGTTGATCAAGTGGATGGGTCGCTCGTGAATCGTGCCGCGAGTGCGATTGAGATGATTCATACCTATTCCCTGGTGCACGATGATTTGCCATGCATGGACGATGATGATTTGCGCCGCGGACGCCCTACAGTTCATAAAGCCTATGACGAGGCGACTGCTTTACTAGCGGGCGATGCATTACAAACCCGTGCCTTTGAAATCCTCTCGTATCCAGTCGGTCCTGACCCAAAGACCGGTTTTGCACAGCTGCGCATGATTGCTTCCTTGGCTTATGCCTCGGGTTCTAAGGGCATGGCCGGTGGACAGGCGATTGATTTGCAGAACGTGGGCAAAAAAATGGACTTGCCCGCTCTAGAACAAATGCATGCCATGAAGACCGGTGCTCTACTCATTTGCGCTGTCCAGCTCGGAGGGATTGCCGCCCAATTGTCCGATCCAGCGAT includes:
- the xseB gene encoding exodeoxyribonuclease VII small subunit, which codes for MASKKMNPAPIEGNIDPQMRYEAALKELESLVAAMESGKLSLEETLVAYQRGAALLKHCQGVLAQVEQQVKVIET
- a CDS encoding polyprenyl synthetase family protein, encoding MNPFSFEAWLASQSQRAENALLQYLDSDTAIPQHLHAAMRYAVLGGGKRIRPLLVFAASELGSVDQVDGSLVNRAASAIEMIHTYSLVHDDLPCMDDDDLRRGRPTVHKAYDEATALLAGDALQTRAFEILSYPVGPDPKTGFAQLRMIASLAYASGSKGMAGGQAIDLQNVGKKMDLPALEQMHAMKTGALLICAVQLGGIAAQLSDPAMAQLDTYAKAIGLAFQVVDDILDATADSATLGKTAGKDAAQDKPTYVTLKGLDYANELANELKGRALNSLNEFGPQADALRHIAHLVVDRKK